In one Streptomyces marincola genomic region, the following are encoded:
- the dxr gene encoding 1-deoxy-D-xylulose-5-phosphate reductoisomerase, producing MTVSPACLADPHARFPAEPPPEGPREIVVLGSTGSIGTQAIDIVLRNPHLFRVTGLSAAGERLDRLAGQAHRLQVRTVAIAREDRAIALREALRAQYGVGQPLPEILAGPDAASQLAASECHTVLNGITGSIGLAPTLAALSAGRVLALANKESLIVGGPLVTGLAEPGQIIPVDSEHSALYQALLGGTPREIARLIVTASGGPFRGRGRAELASVTPREALAHPTWDMGPMVTINSATLVNKGLEVIEAHLLFGIPFGRIEVVVHPQSYVHSMVEFTDGSTLAQTGPPDMRMPISLGIGWPDRVAGAAPPCDWTRAHTWEFFPLDTDAFPSVPLARKVGSLGGIAPAVFNAANEECVEAFLAGTLPFTGIVDTVAQVVDEQGGDGSGTSLTLGDVLEAEARARSRARELAGTARRTTTEATP from the coding sequence ATGACCGTGAGTCCCGCCTGTCTCGCCGATCCGCACGCGCGTTTCCCCGCCGAGCCGCCGCCCGAGGGGCCGCGGGAGATCGTCGTCCTCGGGTCCACCGGGTCGATCGGCACGCAGGCCATCGACATCGTGCTCCGCAATCCGCACCTCTTCCGGGTGACGGGCCTGTCCGCCGCCGGGGAACGGCTCGACCGGCTGGCCGGCCAGGCGCACCGCCTCCAGGTGCGGACCGTGGCCATCGCCAGGGAGGACCGGGCCATCGCCCTGCGCGAGGCGCTGCGGGCGCAGTACGGCGTCGGTCAGCCGCTGCCCGAGATCCTGGCCGGGCCCGACGCGGCCTCGCAGCTCGCCGCGAGCGAGTGCCACACCGTGCTCAACGGCATCACCGGCTCGATCGGACTCGCCCCCACCCTCGCGGCGCTCTCGGCGGGCCGGGTGCTCGCCCTGGCCAACAAGGAGTCGCTGATCGTCGGCGGCCCGCTGGTCACCGGCCTGGCCGAACCGGGGCAGATCATTCCCGTGGACTCCGAGCACTCCGCGCTCTACCAGGCGCTGCTCGGCGGCACCCCGCGCGAGATCGCCCGCCTGATCGTCACCGCGAGCGGCGGGCCGTTCCGCGGGCGGGGCCGGGCCGAGCTGGCCTCGGTCACCCCGCGCGAGGCGCTCGCGCATCCCACGTGGGACATGGGCCCGATGGTCACGATCAACTCCGCGACCCTGGTCAACAAGGGGCTCGAAGTGATCGAGGCGCACCTGCTGTTCGGCATCCCGTTCGGGCGGATCGAGGTGGTCGTCCACCCGCAGTCGTACGTGCATTCGATGGTCGAGTTCACGGACGGTTCGACCCTGGCGCAGACCGGGCCGCCGGACATGCGCATGCCGATCTCGCTCGGCATCGGCTGGCCGGACCGCGTGGCGGGCGCCGCGCCGCCCTGCGACTGGACCCGGGCGCACACGTGGGAGTTCTTCCCGCTGGACACCGATGCCTTTCCCTCGGTGCCGCTCGCCAGGAAGGTCGGTAGCCTCGGGGGTATCGCGCCCGCCGTGTTCAACGCGGCCAACGAGGAGTGCGTCGAGGCGTTCCTCGCCGGCACGCTGCCGTTCACCGGCATCGTGGACACCGTCGCGCAGGTGGTCGACGAACAGGGCGGTGACGGTTCCGGAACCTCCCTGACCCTCGGGGACGTCCTCGAAGCGGAGGCGAGGGCGCGAAGCCGCGCCCGGGAGCTGGCGGGGACGGCCCGCCGGACGACGACGGAGGCGACACCATGA
- a CDS encoding GNAT family N-acetyltransferase — protein sequence MLTTPTVRVLRPSALGDALAVLNEDPVANAFVTARVLESGLEHPYLGGDMWGYYRGGRLASLCYAGANLVPVRADAAAVDAFAERALRQGRRCSSLVGPAGATARLWTRLEPHWGPARELRPRQPLLATRATPAGIAPDPLVRRVRKDEMDLVFPAAVAMFTEEVGISPLSAEDGGLAYQSRVAETVGTGRCFARIEDGRVVFKAEIGAVTPDVCQLQGVWTAPDRRGRGLATAGLATVIAHALAETSPVVSLYVNDFNAPALAVYRRLGFTRSGTLMSVLF from the coding sequence GTGCTCACCACGCCAACCGTTCGCGTCCTGCGCCCCTCCGCGCTCGGCGACGCCCTCGCCGTACTCAACGAGGACCCGGTGGCCAACGCCTTCGTGACCGCGCGCGTACTCGAATCCGGTCTCGAACACCCGTACCTCGGCGGCGACATGTGGGGCTACTACCGCGGCGGGCGGCTGGCCTCGCTGTGCTACGCCGGGGCCAACCTCGTGCCCGTCCGCGCCGACGCCGCGGCCGTCGACGCGTTCGCGGAACGCGCCCTGCGCCAGGGCCGCCGCTGCTCCTCGCTCGTCGGCCCCGCCGGCGCGACCGCGCGGCTGTGGACCCGCCTCGAACCCCACTGGGGCCCGGCGAGGGAGCTGCGCCCGCGCCAGCCCCTGCTGGCCACGCGCGCGACGCCCGCCGGCATCGCCCCCGACCCCCTCGTGCGGCGCGTGCGCAAGGACGAGATGGACCTGGTGTTCCCGGCCGCGGTCGCCATGTTCACCGAAGAGGTCGGCATCTCCCCGCTCAGCGCCGAGGACGGCGGCCTCGCCTACCAGTCCCGCGTGGCAGAAACGGTGGGCACCGGCCGCTGCTTCGCCCGGATCGAGGACGGCCGCGTCGTCTTCAAGGCGGAGATCGGCGCCGTCACCCCCGATGTGTGCCAGCTCCAGGGCGTCTGGACCGCTCCCGACCGCCGCGGCAGGGGACTGGCCACCGCCGGGCTCGCCACCGTCATCGCCCACGCCCTCGCCGAGACCTCGCCGGTCGTGAGCCTGTACGTCAACGACTTCAACGCGCCCGCCCTCGCCGTGTACCGCCGCCTCGGCTTCACCCGGTCGGGGACGCTGATGAGCGTGCTGTTCTGA
- the ispG gene encoding flavodoxin-dependent (E)-4-hydroxy-3-methylbut-2-enyl-diphosphate synthase has translation MTAISLGIPSVPAKLADRRVSRKIQVGSVAVGGDAPVSVQSMTTTRTSDIGATLQQIAELTASGCQIVRVAVPTQDDADALPVIARKSGIPVIADIHFQPKYVFAAIDAGCAAVRVNPGNIKKFDDKVAEIARVAGEAGTPIRIGVNAGSLDPRLLAKYGRATPEALVESALWECSLFEEHGFRDIKISVKHNDPVIMVNAYRQLAARCDYPLHLGVTEAGPAFQGTIKSAVAFGALLSEGIGDTIRVSLSAPPVEEVKVGTQILESLGLRQRGLEIVSCPSCGRAQVDVYKLAEEVTEGLTGMDVPLRVAVMGCVVNGPGEAREADLGVASGNGKGQIFVKGEVVRTVPESKIVETLIDEAMKIAEQMEKDGVHSGAPEVTVS, from the coding sequence ATGACAGCCATTTCGCTGGGAATCCCGTCCGTGCCGGCCAAGCTGGCCGACCGCCGCGTGAGCCGCAAGATCCAGGTCGGTTCCGTTGCCGTAGGCGGTGACGCCCCGGTCTCCGTGCAGTCCATGACGACGACGCGCACCTCCGACATCGGCGCCACCCTTCAGCAGATCGCCGAGCTGACCGCCTCCGGCTGCCAGATCGTCCGGGTCGCCGTGCCGACGCAGGACGACGCGGACGCCCTGCCCGTCATCGCGCGGAAGTCCGGCATTCCGGTCATCGCGGACATCCACTTCCAGCCCAAGTACGTCTTCGCCGCGATCGACGCCGGCTGCGCCGCCGTGCGCGTCAACCCGGGGAACATCAAGAAGTTCGACGACAAGGTCGCCGAGATCGCCAGGGTCGCCGGTGAGGCCGGGACCCCGATCCGGATCGGCGTCAACGCGGGCTCGCTCGACCCCCGCCTGCTGGCCAAGTACGGCCGGGCCACCCCCGAGGCGCTGGTGGAGTCCGCGCTGTGGGAGTGCTCGCTGTTCGAGGAGCACGGCTTCCGCGACATCAAGATCTCCGTCAAGCACAACGACCCGGTGATCATGGTGAACGCCTACCGGCAGCTCGCCGCCCGCTGCGACTACCCGCTGCACCTCGGCGTCACCGAGGCGGGGCCCGCGTTCCAGGGCACCATCAAGTCCGCCGTCGCCTTCGGCGCCCTCCTCAGCGAGGGCATCGGGGACACGATCCGCGTCTCGCTGTCGGCCCCGCCCGTCGAGGAGGTCAAGGTCGGCACGCAGATCCTCGAATCCCTCGGACTGCGGCAGCGCGGCCTCGAAATCGTCTCCTGCCCCTCCTGCGGCCGGGCCCAGGTCGACGTCTACAAGCTCGCGGAAGAGGTCACCGAGGGCCTCACCGGCATGGACGTGCCGCTGCGCGTCGCCGTCATGGGCTGCGTCGTCAACGGTCCCGGCGAGGCCCGCGAGGCCGACCTCGGCGTCGCCTCGGGCAACGGCAAGGGACAGATCTTCGTCAAGGGCGAGGTCGTCCGCACCGTTCCCGAGTCCAAGATCGTCGAGACGCTCATCGACGAGGCCATGAAGATCGCCGAGCAGATGGAGAAGGACGGCGTCCACTCCGGCGCCCCCGAGGTCACGGTGTCCTGA
- a CDS encoding M50 family metallopeptidase has translation MTALMFILGILVFVIGLLFSIAWHELGHFSTARMFGVRVPQFMVGFGPTIWSRKRKETEFGIKAIPLGGYIRMIGMFPPGDDGKLRKRSTSPFRGMIEDARAAAFEELQPGDEKRLFYTRKPWQRVIVMFAGPAQNLILAVVIFLGVLMGFGINTQTTTVATVSECVISQSEEPRDCRDTDRPAPAAEAGLLPGDVIVAFEGEPIEEWSTLQQRIRDTTGEATITVERDGATLDLRADLIQNQVARTDGDGGYVEGEYVTAGFLGFSPASGIVKQDFPQAVDRMGDIMTTGVEALIDIPSEVPGLWNAALGNAEREQDSPMGVVGAARVGGEIFTLDIPASQQVATALFLVAGFNLSLFLFNMLPLLPLDGGHIAGALWESLRRRLARLRKRPDPGPFDVAQLMPVAYVVAGVFICFTLLVLAADIVSPVRLTG, from the coding sequence ATGACGGCCCTGATGTTCATCCTCGGGATACTCGTCTTCGTCATCGGCCTGCTGTTCTCCATCGCCTGGCACGAACTGGGCCACTTCTCGACCGCGCGCATGTTCGGCGTCCGGGTGCCGCAGTTCATGGTGGGATTCGGGCCGACCATCTGGTCCAGAAAGCGCAAGGAGACCGAGTTCGGCATCAAGGCCATCCCGCTCGGCGGCTACATCCGCATGATCGGGATGTTCCCGCCCGGCGACGACGGCAAGCTCAGGAAACGCTCCACCTCGCCGTTCCGGGGCATGATCGAGGACGCGCGCGCCGCCGCCTTCGAGGAGTTGCAGCCGGGCGACGAGAAGCGACTGTTCTACACCCGCAAGCCCTGGCAGCGCGTCATCGTGATGTTCGCCGGGCCCGCGCAAAACCTCATCCTCGCCGTGGTGATCTTCCTCGGCGTGCTCATGGGCTTCGGCATCAACACCCAGACCACCACGGTCGCCACCGTCTCCGAGTGCGTGATCTCGCAGAGCGAGGAGCCGAGGGACTGCCGGGACACCGACCGGCCCGCCCCCGCGGCCGAGGCCGGGCTGCTGCCCGGGGACGTCATCGTCGCGTTCGAGGGCGAGCCCATCGAGGAGTGGAGCACTCTCCAGCAGCGCATCCGCGACACCACGGGCGAGGCCACGATCACCGTCGAACGCGACGGCGCCACGCTGGACCTGAGGGCCGACCTCATCCAGAACCAGGTCGCCAGGACCGACGGCGACGGCGGCTACGTCGAGGGCGAGTACGTCACGGCCGGCTTCCTCGGCTTCTCCCCGGCCAGCGGCATCGTCAAGCAGGACTTCCCGCAGGCCGTGGACCGCATGGGCGACATCATGACCACCGGCGTCGAGGCTCTCATCGACATCCCGTCGGAGGTGCCGGGGCTGTGGAACGCCGCCCTCGGCAACGCGGAGCGCGAGCAGGACTCCCCGATGGGCGTGGTCGGCGCGGCCCGCGTCGGCGGGGAGATCTTCACCCTCGACATCCCGGCGAGCCAGCAGGTCGCCACGGCCCTCTTCCTGGTCGCGGGTTTCAACCTTTCGCTGTTCCTGTTCAACATGCTGCCCCTGCTCCCGCTCGACGGCGGGCACATCGCCGGGGCCCTGTGGGAGTCCCTGCGCCGCAGGCTCGCCCGCCTCAGGAAACGGCCCGACCCGGGCCCGTTCGACGTGGCGCAGCTGATGCCCGTCGCCTACGTCGTGGCCGGCGTGTTCATCTGCTTCACCCTGCTGGTGCTGGCCGCCGACATCGTCAGTCCGGTCCGGCTCACCGGCTGA